From a region of the Castanea sativa cultivar Marrone di Chiusa Pesio chromosome 10, ASM4071231v1 genome:
- the LOC142613271 gene encoding uncharacterized protein LOC142613271, translating to MERLIRNSSHELHASDECSVRVWVQRHQKHVFYFQENSGSEPFILGIQTEWQLQQMLLYGHNGSIASHSTFGLKKLKYPLCTLLVFDSTHNAIPVAWVITSSFVGQDVHKWIGLLAERVHTKDPRWRLNAFLVDDPSFEVSMIREVFQCRVLLCVWHIRRAWMRSILKKCCNFDVQREMFKHLGWILYCTRNGPNAMDAIEEFMQVFVDQCAFMNYFKIRWLPTIELWVNGVRSLPVASPEPHAAIESYHLRLKSKLYNEQHANSWARVDWLIHFLTTEFHSSFWLDQYSVETGYFENLRDKSFITNAWFHAVHIADVDVILDEQNLELAKVISQTDRSLAYTVWNPGSEFSLCDCHWSRVGNLCKHVIKVAVLCKNRQVARPLLAAQVYRQTLVSLLQNPPDDPLVLEHAILHATRLQQDIKGLEDLSNNGLLQPLPPEINSQLADNVLLFPRLH from the exons ATGGAAAGGCTTATTCGTAATTCTTCACATGAGTTACATGCAAGTGATGAATGCAGTGTAAGGGTGTGGGTCCAACGCCATCAAAAGCATGttttctactttcaggaaaATTCTGGTTCAGAACCATTTATCTTGGGGATCCAGACAGAATGGCAGCTGCAACAGATGCTCCTTTATGGACATAATGGTTCGATAGCTTCTCATTCAACGTTTGGCTTGAAGAAGCTTAAG TATCCCCTCTGTACTTTACTTGTTTTTGACTCAACCCACAATGCAATTCCAGTTGCTTGGGTCATTACCTCTTCTTTTGTTGGTCAAGATGTCCATAAATGGATTGGGTTACTTGCTGAAAGAGTCCATACCAAGGACCCCAGATGGAGACTCAATGCCTTCTTAGTGGATGATCCTTCTTTTGAGGTTTCCATGATAAG AGAGGTTTTCCAATGCCGAGTCCTATTATGTGTCTGGCATATTCGCCGTGCTTGGATGagaagtattttaaaaaaatgctgtAACTTTGATGTACAGCGAGAAATGTTTAAGCATTTAGGCTGGATTTTATATTGCACAAGAAATGGGCCAAATGCTATGGATGCGATTGAAGAGTTTATGCAAGTATTTGTTGATCAATGTGCCTTTATGAATTATTTCAAGATCCGGTGGTTGCCAACCATAG AGCTGTGGGTTAATGGTGTAAGGTCTCTTCCTGTGGCCAGTCCAGAGCCCCATGCTGCAATTGAGTCGTATCACCTTAGGTTAAAATCTAAGCTTTATAATGAGCAACATGCCAATTCCTGGGCAAGAGTTGACTGGTTGATCCACTTTTTGACAACTGAATTTCACTCCTCATTTTGGTTAGACCAATACAGTGTGGAGACtgggtattttgaaaatttgagggACAAATCTTTCATAACCAATGCTTGGTTTCACGCTGTACACATCGCTGATGTTGATGTGATACTGGACGAGCAAAATCTTGAGCTTGCAAAAGTCATCTCTCAAACAGATAGAAGCCTGGCATATACAGTTTGGAATCCTGGTTCAGAATTCTCCCTCTGTGATTGCCACTGGTCAAGAGTGGGAAATCTCTGTAAGCATGTTATCAAGGTGGCAGTTTTATGTAAAAATCGGCAGGTTGCAAGACCATTATTGGCTGCTCAAGTTTATCGGCAGACCTTGGTTTCCCTTCTGCAGAACCCCCCAGATGATCCTCTAGTTCTAGAGCATGCCATTTTACATGCAACCCGCTTGCAACAGGACATCAAAGGTTTGGAAGACTTGTCTAATAATGGGTTACTCCAGCCATTACCTCCTGAAATTAATTCTCAACTGGCAGATAATGTTCTGCTTTTTCCGCGACTTCATTGA
- the LOC142612343 gene encoding uncharacterized protein LOC142612343: protein MGWANYKPESSASSFERPISQLKLAEISSPLTVPTRRQPGADFGQFEMPRMEDILSLPVQDPPCAEFSAAQMKWVKVEGGRQGGDDIALIPFARVDDFVKGESSNAECPASFRIESRRKRPEGSISKPRVDGYLEYTLYWCSYGPEDYRDSESGMGDGSNIKPASGKGSRPGRRHMMRGCLCHFTVKRLYTRPLLALIIYNQRKHVDKTGAPCHGILDQDAVGTRAMYAPRISEELRQKVMSMLYVGISLDTVIQHHMEVVQGHGGPHNRDDFLT, encoded by the exons ATGGGCTGGGCTAACTATAAGCCCGAGTCTAGTGCAAGTAGCTTTGAACGTCCAATCTCCCAGCTTAAACTAGCCGAAATTTCAAGCCCATTGACAGTACCGACCAGGCGACAACCTGGTGCGGACTTTGGTCAATTCGAG atgcCAAGAATGGAGGATATTCTAAGCCTTCCAGTGCAGGATCCTCCTTGTGCTGAGTTTTCTGCTGCTCAGATGAAGTGGGTAAAAGTAGAAGGTGGTCGCCAAGGTGGTGATGATATTGCTCTCATTCCTTTTGCTAGAGTGGACGATTTTGTAAAAGGAGAATCTTCTAATGCCGAATGTCCCGCTAGTTTCCGCATTGAGTCAAGAAGGAAGAGACCTGAGGGGAGCATCAGCAAACCAAGAGTCGATGGCTATCTCGAATACACATT ATACTGGTGTTCTTATGGTCCCGAAGACTACCGAGACAGCGAGTCCGGGATGGGAGATGGCTCAAACATCAAGCCTGCATCAGGGAAAGGGAGCAGGCCAGGGAGGCGTCACATGATGAGAGGCTGCCTTTGCCATTTTACTGTAAAACGATTATATACCCGCCCCCTCCTAGCCCTCATCATCTATAATCAAAGAAAGCATGTAGATAAAACAGGGGCCCCATGTCACGGGATACTTGATCAGGATGCTGTAGGGACACGAGCTATGTATGCTCCACGAATCTCAGAAGAGTTACGGCAGAAAGTGATGTCTATGCTTTATGTCGGAATATCTTTGGACACTGTAATTCAGCATCATATGGAGGTGGTGCAGGGGCACGGTGGACCCCACAATCGTGATGATTTTCTCACTTGA